Proteins from a genomic interval of Pseudodesulfovibrio nedwellii:
- the thpR gene encoding RNA 2',3'-cyclic phosphodiesterase, with amino-acid sequence MPRLFIGLGLPDSYQQTVKPFTDNLNTGLDSSVRWIRPGNWHLTLKFLGNTDEKDIPTIVDALSSIHFPQFPMQAGDAGAFPNVNRPREIWLGLKQGAQQCADLADMIEDALTNMGVAREKKRFRPHLTIGWIKKTGQDDWKSILTTANQDWPIFTTERFTLWQSELKPTGAVHTVLNNFSLRTD; translated from the coding sequence ATGCCTCGCCTCTTTATCGGCCTTGGGCTGCCAGACTCTTATCAACAAACCGTGAAGCCCTTCACAGACAATCTCAACACAGGATTGGACTCATCCGTGCGCTGGATTCGCCCCGGCAACTGGCATCTAACGCTTAAGTTTCTGGGGAACACCGACGAAAAGGATATTCCCACTATCGTTGATGCGCTTTCATCCATTCATTTCCCACAATTTCCCATGCAGGCAGGAGACGCAGGGGCCTTTCCAAATGTAAACAGACCTCGTGAGATCTGGCTGGGACTCAAGCAAGGGGCGCAACAATGCGCTGATCTGGCAGACATGATCGAAGACGCTCTGACGAACATGGGCGTAGCTCGGGAAAAGAAACGATTTCGCCCCCACCTGACTATCGGATGGATCAAAAAAACGGGGCAGGACGACTGGAAATCCATTCTCACCACAGCGAATCAAGACTGGCCTATTTTCACGACAGAACGGTTCACCCTATGGCAGAGTGAACTCAAACCGACCGGCGCGGTGCATACTGTGCTGAATAATTTCTCTTTGAGAACTGACTAA
- a CDS encoding exodeoxyribonuclease III, producing MIIYSWNVNGYRAVIKKDFRDWLDGCGGDVVMLQETKAHPDQLGEDDREPDSYSNYYWNWSKKKKGYSGVACFSNPEPMAVTMGLPDPRFQNEGRVLHLEYPDFHLFNIYFPNGQMSDERLDFKMGFYDCFLEYAEELRKDKPIVVGGDFNTAHTEIDLKNPKPNSNRSGFLPSERAWIDKFIAAGYVDTFRMFEEGPHHYSWWSYRFNARKNNAGWRIDYFFVSEELKDKVVGAWIEPDVMGSDHCPVAVEIDV from the coding sequence ATGATCATCTACTCCTGGAATGTTAACGGCTATCGTGCCGTGATCAAAAAGGATTTTCGCGACTGGTTGGACGGTTGCGGCGGTGATGTGGTTATGCTGCAGGAAACCAAGGCCCACCCCGATCAGCTCGGCGAAGATGATCGCGAACCGGATTCCTATTCCAATTATTACTGGAATTGGTCCAAGAAAAAGAAAGGCTATTCCGGTGTGGCCTGTTTTTCCAACCCGGAACCGATGGCCGTGACCATGGGGCTTCCTGACCCTCGTTTTCAGAATGAAGGCCGTGTACTCCATCTTGAATACCCGGATTTTCATCTCTTCAATATTTATTTCCCCAACGGTCAGATGTCGGACGAGCGGCTCGACTTCAAGATGGGCTTCTACGATTGTTTTCTCGAATATGCTGAGGAACTGCGGAAGGACAAACCTATTGTGGTGGGTGGTGATTTTAATACCGCACATACCGAGATTGATTTGAAGAATCCCAAACCAAACTCGAACCGTTCAGGCTTTTTGCCCAGTGAACGAGCGTGGATCGATAAGTTTATTGCTGCCGGTTATGTGGATACCTTCCGCATGTTTGAAGAAGGACCACACCATTATTCGTGGTGGTCTTACCGTTTTAATGCCCGTAAAAATAATGCGGGATGGCGCATTGATTATTTCTTTGTGTCCGAAGAATTGAAAGACAAGGTCGTGGGCGCATGGATCGAACCCGATGTCATGGGTTCAGACCACTGCCCTGTGGCTGTTGAGATTGACGTTTAG
- a CDS encoding DJ-1/PfpI family protein: MAAKKILLLVGDFVEDYEAMVPFQMLLMVGHTVDSVCPGKKAGETVATAVHDFEGHQTYSEKPGHNFMITATFDEIKAEDYDALVIPGGRSPEYLRLDPAVIACVQHFAKANKPIAAVCHGQQLLTAADVIKGKSCTGYPAVKPDIEAAGATWCEVNETFSNACVDGNIVTGPAWPAHPEWMREFLKVLGSTIEP, encoded by the coding sequence ATGGCTGCAAAGAAAATTCTGCTTTTGGTTGGTGATTTCGTGGAAGATTATGAGGCAATGGTGCCATTCCAGATGCTTCTGATGGTGGGGCATACCGTGGATTCCGTTTGCCCCGGTAAAAAGGCGGGAGAAACCGTGGCCACGGCTGTGCACGACTTTGAAGGGCATCAGACCTATTCGGAAAAACCGGGACACAACTTCATGATCACGGCTACTTTTGATGAAATTAAAGCAGAAGACTACGACGCGCTGGTAATTCCCGGCGGACGGTCCCCTGAATATTTGCGTCTGGACCCGGCTGTGATTGCCTGTGTGCAACATTTTGCCAAGGCGAACAAGCCCATTGCCGCAGTCTGCCATGGTCAGCAGCTGTTGACAGCCGCCGATGTAATTAAGGGCAAGTCCTGCACGGGCTATCCCGCGGTCAAGCCTGACATTGAAGCCGCAGGCGCTACATGGTGCGAAGTCAATGAAACGTTTTCCAATGCCTGCGTCGACGGGAACATTGTTACCGGTCCAGCATGGCCTGCCCATCCCGAGTGGATGCGGGAATTTTTAAAAGTGCTTGGTTCAACCATAGAGCCATAA
- a CDS encoding NAD(P)/FAD-dependent oxidoreductase, whose protein sequence is MAHNDVLILGAGASGLYCAMTAAKRGLKVMVLDHGAKPARKIRVSGGGKCNFTNLDVTHTDYICRNPHFVKSALARLSPWDVITLLAEDSITYEEREHGQLFTEQGAGKVAGSLMTRCTRAGVNVRMGCEIKNVSGTGPFTVTISDDVVTADKLVIALGGPSWPQVGATDLGFRLAKQFGLQMVSPRPGLVPLIFPKQLQDFCRDMAGNALPATVETGGTRFTDPLLFTHKGISGPATLQASSYWRTGKPVIIDFLPNQPLEDFIEEHRSSNAQFRNLLGHVMPKRLPGLLVSGALGETSVSQLSAKQIEAAANRIHRFTVVPASTEGYAKAEVCVGGIDTDEISSKTMECKNVPGLSIIGEAMDVTGHLGGFNLHWAFASGAACGEHL, encoded by the coding sequence ATGGCACACAACGACGTTCTTATTCTTGGAGCCGGAGCTTCCGGCCTGTATTGCGCCATGACCGCCGCCAAACGCGGCCTCAAGGTCATGGTTCTGGACCACGGCGCCAAGCCTGCACGCAAAATTCGCGTGTCCGGCGGGGGCAAGTGTAATTTCACCAACCTGGATGTGACGCACACCGATTACATCTGTCGGAATCCACATTTCGTAAAATCCGCATTGGCGCGTCTTTCTCCGTGGGATGTAATCACGCTTCTGGCCGAAGACAGCATCACCTATGAGGAACGCGAGCACGGCCAGCTCTTCACCGAGCAGGGGGCCGGAAAAGTCGCAGGGTCTCTGATGACCCGGTGTACCCGAGCTGGAGTGAATGTCAGAATGGGATGCGAAATAAAAAACGTATCCGGGACCGGACCGTTTACCGTGACAATCAGCGATGACGTCGTCACTGCGGACAAACTGGTTATCGCTTTGGGTGGTCCGTCATGGCCTCAGGTCGGAGCCACGGACCTCGGCTTCCGGCTTGCGAAACAATTCGGCCTACAGATGGTCTCACCTCGTCCGGGATTGGTCCCGCTAATATTTCCAAAGCAACTGCAAGACTTTTGCCGAGACATGGCAGGAAACGCTTTACCAGCCACAGTGGAAACCGGGGGTACTCGCTTCACTGACCCGTTACTGTTTACCCACAAGGGAATTTCCGGCCCGGCCACGTTACAAGCGTCGTCGTACTGGCGCACTGGAAAGCCTGTAATTATTGATTTTCTGCCGAATCAACCATTGGAAGATTTTATTGAGGAGCACCGAAGCTCCAATGCTCAGTTCCGCAACCTACTGGGCCATGTCATGCCCAAACGGTTGCCCGGCTTGCTCGTCTCAGGCGCACTCGGCGAGACATCCGTCAGCCAACTTTCTGCAAAACAAATCGAAGCGGCCGCCAACCGGATTCACCGGTTCACGGTGGTCCCGGCGTCTACAGAAGGCTACGCCAAGGCTGAAGTCTGCGTAGGTGGAATCGACACCGACGAAATTTCATCCAAAACCATGGAGTGCAAAAACGTCCCGGGCCTTTCCATCATCGGAGAAGCCATGGACGTAACCGGACACCTCGGCGGGTTCAACCTGCATTGGGCATTCGCATCTGGTGCTGCTTGCGGAGAACACCTATAA
- the rdgB gene encoding RdgB/HAM1 family non-canonical purine NTP pyrophosphatase, translating into MAMKTIVLATNNKGKIKELSSMLEPFGVQVKSLSEFPEIGDIPETGDTFLENAFIKARTVAKITGLVAVADDSGIEIDALDARPGVYSARYAGEDCDDHANNEKMLAEMKDVSDDKRTGRYRCVMAATAPNGQEINTDGAYEIQVGHGYKGKGGFGYDVIVIDPELGCHVAELDADVKNKRSHRGNAMQKLLKLWPDFWEKAQA; encoded by the coding sequence ATAGCCATGAAAACCATTGTCCTCGCCACCAATAATAAAGGCAAAATTAAAGAACTTTCCTCCATGCTGGAGCCATTCGGCGTGCAGGTGAAGAGCCTGTCTGAGTTCCCGGAGATCGGAGACATTCCTGAAACCGGTGACACTTTTCTTGAGAACGCTTTCATCAAGGCGCGCACAGTGGCAAAGATTACCGGTCTTGTGGCGGTAGCAGACGATTCCGGCATTGAAATCGATGCGTTGGACGCTCGTCCCGGCGTATACTCCGCCCGGTACGCTGGCGAAGACTGCGACGATCACGCCAATAATGAAAAAATGCTGGCTGAGATGAAAGACGTTTCCGACGATAAACGCACGGGACGTTACCGTTGCGTCATGGCCGCTACCGCGCCCAACGGCCAAGAAATCAATACGGATGGAGCTTACGAAATTCAGGTGGGACACGGCTACAAGGGAAAAGGCGGTTTTGGGTACGACGTCATCGTCATCGACCCTGAATTGGGCTGCCATGTGGCTGAATTGGATGCCGACGTCAAAAATAAGCGTTCTCATCGTGGTAACGCCATGCAAAAATTGCTTAAACTCTGGCCGGATTTTTGGGAGAAGGCTCAGGCCTAA